AAGCCAGACGTTCCATGGATAGATGAAGGCAAACGCAATCGTGCAGAATACCAGCGTATCCGCAAACGAACTGATGATCGAGCTGCCGTTGGTACGTATCCACAACTGATTGCGCCCTGGCGCCACCTTGCGCAGCCAAGTGTACAGTCGTACGTCCAGAAACTGGCTAATGAAATAGGCTGTCAGACTTCCGAGTGCCAGACGTGGCAGCAAACCAAACAGCTTCACCATCGAATCCTGTGCAAAGTCCGTCGACGCCGGTTCAAAGAACAATACCATCTGCATCAGCACTGTCGTCATGATCAATGTGAAGAACCCGAACCATACGGCTTTACGTGCCTCACCCGGTCCATACTTCTCATTGAGCAGATCACTCGTCAGGTACATGCTAACATACATCGTATTGCCCAGCGTTAGAACGATACCCATAATATCTATCGTTTTGGTCACCTGTATATTGGCAATAACTGTTGCCACACCGATCCAGGCATAAAGACCCTTTTTACCGAACAAGCGGTAACATAAAAGAAAAAAGCCATACGTTACGAGAACAAAAAGCGCTCCCCATCCTAAATTAAACAATATAAATACACTGCCTTCCTAGTTTTGATTACGCGGGATGGTTACGAACCGCGGTTTGGCTCTGGGCCAAAACATGAATACTCTATCACATTTCCCCCAAGTTGAACAGCACTAAATAACTCCAACTGGCTTCAAGTGATATTTACGGTATGCCCTAAGGATGCTAAAAAGCAAAAAGCCGCCCTCCGGATTAACCCGAAGAACGGCTGCTCTTGTATGGCTTGTGGCTGTATCTGCCATCCGCCTATTATGAATCTGAATTACACCTGAACGGCGGAATCCAGATCACGGCTTTGATCATTGAATGTATCCTGATCGTTTTCTTTCAAAATTTTGCTGGATACGAGACCTGCGGTCATCGAATCGTTCACGTTCAGCGCCGTACGGCCCATGTCGATGAGCGGTTCAACCGAGATCAGCAAGCCTGCCAAGGCTACCGGCAGGTTCATCGTGGACAACACGATCAGAGAAGCGAAGGTTGCCCCGCCGCCTACACCGGCTACGCCGAATGAACTGATCACGACTACCAGGATCAGAGTAATAATGAAATCCCAGCTCATCGGGTCAATCCCGACCGTAGGAGCAATCATGACCGCCAGCATGGCCGGATAGATCCCGGCGCAGCCGTTTTGACCAATCGTAGCACCAAAGCTTGCCGACAAGTTCGCAATCCCGTCCGAAACACCCAATCTCTTCGTTTGTGTCTCCACGTTAAGCGGAATCGCTGCCGCACTTGAACGGGAAGTAAAAGCAAAGATCAGTGTTGGCAGAACCTTTTTCACATACGTAATTGGATTGAAGCCAAACAGTGAAATAATAATCAGGTGGATGATGAACATAACGATCAACGCCACGTAGGAAGCAATGACGAATTTGATCAGCTTCAGAATCTCATCCGGGTTCGTTGTGGCGGTTACTTTCGTAATCAGCGCCAAAATCCCGTAAGGGGTCAGCCTCAGCACCAGCGTTACAATCCGCATAACCACCGCATATACCGCATTGACCATGCCGCGGAATGTTTCCGCCTGCTGTGGTTTTTTGCGATCCAATCCGAGCACTGCCACACCAATAAAGGCCGAGAAAATAACAACAGCCAGCGTGGATGTACGACGTTCTCCGGTCATGTCCGCGAATGGATTCGACGGAATGAACTCCAGTACTTGCTGTGGAATCGTCTGATCCTTCACATCAACGAGACGTTCTTCCATCTTCTGGCCTTGTGCAAGCTCTCGGTCTCCACCTTCGATCTCAATGGAAGTCAGATTGAAGCTCAAGCTCGTCACAATACTTACACTTGCGGCAATCGCTGTCGTGATGAGCAGGATTGCGATAATCGAAAGGCTCATTTTACCGAGATTTTGCTTGCCTTTCAGATTCATGATAGCCGAAATGATGGAAACCATGATCAATGGAATCACGACCATTTGTAACAAACGAACATATCCTGAACCGGCCAGATTAAACCAATCGACCGACTTGGTAATGATGTCAGAATCAGATGTGTAGATCAATTGCAGAATGACGCCGTATACGACCCCAATGCCCAAACCCGCAAACACACGCTTGGTAAAAGAAACATGTTTCTTCTGCATCCAGAACAGGACACCCAGAAGAGCGAGCATAACCACGACGTTCAAAATGATTAAAAAGGTATTCATCTGTATAAATCCTCCTCAGTGTGAGTAACCGGATATCCCGGTTTTCTACTCGCTCAAAA
Above is a window of Paenibacillus sp. E222 DNA encoding:
- a CDS encoding queuosine precursor transporter, with product MFNLGWGALFVLVTYGFFLLCYRLFGKKGLYAWIGVATVIANIQVTKTIDIMGIVLTLGNTMYVSMYLTSDLLNEKYGPGEARKAVWFGFFTLIMTTVLMQMVLFFEPASTDFAQDSMVKLFGLLPRLALGSLTAYFISQFLDVRLYTWLRKVAPGRNQLWIRTNGSSIISSFADTLVFCTIAFAFIYPWNVWLEIFLTTYVIKFVLTAVGTPFLYAARSFKFKDEA
- a CDS encoding L-cystine transporter, whose amino-acid sequence is MNTFLIILNVVVMLALLGVLFWMQKKHVSFTKRVFAGLGIGVVYGVILQLIYTSDSDIITKSVDWFNLAGSGYVRLLQMVVIPLIMVSIISAIMNLKGKQNLGKMSLSIIAILLITTAIAASVSIVTSLSFNLTSIEIEGGDRELAQGQKMEERLVDVKDQTIPQQVLEFIPSNPFADMTGERRTSTLAVVIFSAFIGVAVLGLDRKKPQQAETFRGMVNAVYAVVMRIVTLVLRLTPYGILALITKVTATTNPDEILKLIKFVIASYVALIVMFIIHLIIISLFGFNPITYVKKVLPTLIFAFTSRSSAAAIPLNVETQTKRLGVSDGIANLSASFGATIGQNGCAGIYPAMLAVMIAPTVGIDPMSWDFIITLILVVVISSFGVAGVGGGATFASLIVLSTMNLPVALAGLLISVEPLIDMGRTALNVNDSMTAGLVSSKILKENDQDTFNDQSRDLDSAVQV